A stretch of the Psychroserpens sp. Hel_I_66 genome encodes the following:
- the egtB gene encoding ergothioneine biosynthesis protein EgtB, translated as MTLKDSYLNTRQRFISICKPLQTEDYSVQPKIFVSPPKWHLAHSTWFFEQFVLSEYKKDYKTFDEDFAYLFNSYYNNAGKRVLRPNRGLMTRPTVDQVYEYRAYVDEQMINFFTEIPSEKAKEVILLGIQHEQQHQELFYYDIKYILGNQPTFPTIENTIHLAEIEKPSKWLKIEEGVYDIGYEGKDFSYDNELGKHKVYLHEFEISDQLVTNAEFLEFIEAGGYQNFNLWHAEGWDFVQQNNVKAPEYWYKIDRNWHQYTLQGFQAINSKQPVSHISLYEAYAFAEWKKMRLPTEFEWEVASKKLDYGQLWEWTNSAYLPYPNFSKAPGALGEYNGKFMINQMVLRGASVVTANGHSRPTYRNFFHPEMRWQFSGIRLVK; from the coding sequence ATGACATTAAAAGACTCATATTTAAACACAAGACAACGATTTATTTCTATTTGTAAACCACTTCAAACGGAAGATTATTCCGTACAACCCAAAATATTCGTATCTCCACCAAAGTGGCATTTGGCCCATAGTACCTGGTTTTTTGAGCAATTTGTACTTTCAGAATATAAAAAAGATTACAAAACTTTTGATGAGGATTTTGCATACTTATTCAACAGCTATTATAACAATGCTGGTAAACGCGTATTACGTCCCAATAGAGGTTTGATGACGCGCCCAACGGTCGATCAGGTTTATGAGTATCGTGCCTATGTTGACGAGCAAATGATTAATTTTTTTACTGAAATTCCTTCGGAAAAAGCCAAAGAAGTCATCCTTTTGGGCATTCAGCATGAGCAGCAACATCAAGAGTTATTCTATTACGACATAAAATATATTTTAGGAAATCAGCCAACCTTCCCAACGATTGAAAACACGATTCATTTAGCTGAAATTGAAAAACCTTCCAAATGGTTAAAAATTGAAGAAGGTGTTTATGATATTGGATACGAAGGCAAAGATTTTTCTTATGATAATGAACTGGGTAAGCATAAGGTCTATTTGCATGAATTTGAGATTTCAGACCAATTAGTGACCAATGCAGAGTTTCTGGAATTTATAGAAGCAGGAGGTTACCAAAATTTTAATCTCTGGCATGCTGAAGGTTGGGATTTCGTACAACAGAATAATGTAAAAGCACCAGAATATTGGTATAAAATAGACCGTAATTGGCACCAATATACATTGCAAGGTTTTCAAGCAATAAATTCAAAACAGCCAGTAAGTCACATAAGTTTGTATGAGGCCTATGCATTTGCAGAATGGAAAAAAATGCGATTACCAACAGAATTTGAATGGGAAGTCGCTTCCAAAAAATTAGACTACGGTCAACTTTGGGAATGGACAAATAGTGCATATCTACCTTACCCAAATTTTTCTAAGGCACCAGGAGCATTGGGCGAATACAACGGTAAATTTATGATCAATCAAATGGTGCTTCGAGGTGCTTCGGTCGTAACTGCCAACGGTCACAGCAGACCGACATATCGTAATTTTTTTCATCCAGAGATGAGATGGCAATTTTCAGGAATTAGACTCGTAAAATAA
- a CDS encoding DUF427 domain-containing protein, whose product MKAIWNNQIIAESDDTIVIENNHYFPKESINREFFKHSESHSVCPWKGEASYYTIEVDGKKNIDAAWYYPEVSDLAKSIKGHVAFWKGVEVVK is encoded by the coding sequence ATGAAAGCCATTTGGAATAATCAAATTATAGCAGAAAGTGATGATACGATCGTCATTGAAAACAACCATTATTTCCCAAAAGAAAGTATTAATAGAGAATTTTTCAAACATAGCGAATCGCACAGCGTGTGCCCTTGGAAGGGAGAAGCATCCTATTACACAATAGAGGTAGATGGTAAGAAAAATATTGATGCTGCGTGGTACTATCCAGAAGTGTCAGATTTAGCAAAATCTATCAAAGGACATGTTGCATTTTGGAAAGGTGTTGAGGTGGTTAAATAA
- a CDS encoding peptide-methionine (S)-S-oxide reductase → MGDNEKIGLGGGCHWCTEAVFQSLKGVTSVAQGYISSTQENSSFSEAIIVNYNPITVNLKLLIEVHLLTHKSTKNHSMRDKYRSAIYTFSNEQKIKAETILNALKQQYKSKLVTRVLNFSEFKASREEITNYYYKNPKKPFCETFIDPKLKLLLKEYSTHVNTEKLNHLILD, encoded by the coding sequence ATGGGTGATAATGAAAAAATAGGATTGGGAGGAGGATGTCATTGGTGTACAGAAGCAGTTTTTCAATCCCTAAAGGGAGTGACTTCTGTAGCGCAAGGCTATATCTCGTCAACTCAGGAGAATTCTAGTTTTTCAGAAGCTATTATAGTTAATTATAATCCTATAACAGTTAATCTCAAACTACTAATCGAAGTACATTTGTTAACTCATAAAAGCACGAAAAATCATTCTATGCGTGACAAATATAGGTCTGCAATCTATACTTTTAGTAATGAGCAAAAGATAAAAGCAGAAACCATTTTAAACGCTTTGAAACAACAATATAAAAGTAAGTTGGTGACACGTGTTTTAAATTTTAGTGAGTTTAAAGCTTCAAGAGAAGAGATTACAAATTATTACTATAAAAATCCTAAAAAGCCCTTTTGCGAAACGTTCATAGACCCAAAATTAAAGTTGCTTTTAAAAGAATATAGTACACATGTCAATACAGAAAAATTGAATCACTTAATACTTGATTAA
- a CDS encoding L-histidine N(alpha)-methyltransferase, producing the protein MNTTFAKDIKKGLTAEDKFLSSKYFYDDNGSRIFQEIMQMPEYYLTDAEFEILSLQSKQIVEALGFSEPFNIIELGAGDGFKTFKLLEYLVNEKIEFNYVPIDISKEAITILSAKLKERLPKLSIKPRVGDYFDILKEESKNNIPSLLLFLGSNIGNYQSEEAINLIKLFNENMNVNDKLLIGIDLKKNPITIQNAYFDNAGVTKRFNLNLLLRINREFNADFKIDDFDFYCYYNPLNGEVKSYIVSLKKQTIHIEKLDLQVEFNQNELIWTELSKKYSIEDIENLADEANFSVKNHFLDCKHYFTDSLWEKLG; encoded by the coding sequence ATGAATACCACGTTTGCAAAAGATATAAAAAAGGGCTTAACTGCTGAAGATAAATTTCTATCATCAAAATATTTCTATGATGACAATGGTAGTCGCATATTCCAGGAGATCATGCAAATGCCAGAATATTATTTAACAGATGCCGAATTTGAAATTCTTTCATTACAATCAAAACAAATTGTTGAGGCATTAGGTTTTAGCGAACCTTTCAATATCATAGAATTAGGTGCTGGAGACGGTTTTAAAACTTTTAAGCTTCTTGAATATCTTGTTAATGAAAAAATCGAGTTTAATTATGTGCCAATAGATATTTCCAAAGAGGCCATAACGATACTCTCAGCTAAACTTAAAGAGCGATTGCCCAAATTATCCATCAAGCCAAGAGTTGGCGATTATTTTGATATTCTAAAAGAGGAATCAAAAAATAACATACCAAGTCTTTTATTGTTTTTAGGTAGTAATATTGGTAACTACCAAAGCGAAGAAGCTATCAATTTGATCAAGCTCTTTAATGAAAATATGAATGTCAATGATAAACTTCTTATTGGGATTGATTTAAAGAAAAATCCAATAACTATACAAAATGCCTATTTTGATAACGCTGGAGTTACTAAGCGTTTTAACTTAAATCTTTTGCTGAGAATCAATAGAGAATTTAATGCTGATTTTAAAATTGATGATTTTGATTTCTATTGCTATTACAATCCTTTAAATGGTGAGGTGAAAAGCTATATTGTGAGCTTAAAAAAACAAACGATTCATATTGAAAAATTAGACTTACAGGTTGAGTTCAATCAAAATGAACTTATATGGACAGAGCTTTCTAAAAAGTACTCAATTGAAGATATAGAGAATTTGGCAGATGAGGCAAATTTCAGTGTAAAAAACCATTTTTTAGATTGCAAGCACTATTTTACTGATAGCCTTTGGGAAAAGTTAGGCTAA
- a CDS encoding bifunctional alpha/beta hydrolase/OsmC family protein produces MKSEKLKIQNKKGYQLQAHLELPANQKPNNFAIFAHCFTCSSSLSAVRNISRALTNHGFGVVRFDFTGLGRSEGEFAESHFSANVEDLMAVSDFLKAHYQSPSLLVGHSLGGAAVLVAASKINTVKAVATVGAPASVSHVKHLFSHDIIDKEIKGDIEVNIGGRPFKINEDFVSDFDKTDLPFIVKQLRKPLLILHSPIDTIVGVKNAEELYLKAHHPKSFVSLDQADHLLSKSQDSLYVGDVIGTWVKRYFPKQENEMLDTAGEQLVAHLNLKEDHFTTNIQTATHSFIADEPVTVGGDDFGPSPYDFLSAGLAACTVMTLKLYAERKKWDLQEVYAHITYSKKHSEDLMLDLEKPSKMDHLMKKLTFIGNLDEKQKQRLKEIASKCPVHKTLQSDIIIETKLI; encoded by the coding sequence ATGAAAAGTGAAAAATTAAAGATCCAAAATAAAAAAGGCTACCAACTCCAAGCCCATTTAGAGTTGCCTGCAAATCAAAAGCCTAATAATTTTGCCATTTTTGCTCATTGCTTTACCTGCAGTAGTTCGTTAAGTGCGGTTAGAAATATTAGCAGAGCATTAACAAATCATGGTTTTGGAGTTGTAAGGTTTGATTTTACTGGTTTGGGACGAAGTGAAGGTGAATTTGCCGAAAGTCATTTCTCTGCAAATGTGGAGGATTTAATGGCTGTTAGTGATTTTTTAAAAGCACATTACCAATCACCATCGTTATTGGTTGGTCATTCTCTTGGAGGAGCTGCGGTTCTAGTCGCTGCCTCCAAAATAAATACTGTAAAGGCGGTGGCAACTGTTGGTGCACCTGCCAGCGTAAGTCATGTAAAGCATTTGTTTTCGCATGATATTATTGATAAGGAAATTAAAGGTGATATAGAAGTTAATATTGGCGGACGTCCTTTTAAAATCAATGAAGATTTCGTATCAGATTTTGATAAAACCGATTTGCCTTTTATAGTGAAACAGCTTAGAAAACCATTATTGATTTTGCATTCTCCAATTGATACTATTGTAGGTGTCAAAAATGCAGAGGAGCTTTATCTCAAAGCACATCATCCAAAAAGTTTTGTGAGTTTAGATCAAGCAGATCATTTATTGAGCAAATCCCAGGATAGCTTATATGTTGGAGATGTGATTGGGACTTGGGTAAAACGGTATTTTCCAAAGCAGGAAAATGAAATGTTAGATACTGCTGGTGAGCAATTGGTGGCACATCTCAATTTAAAAGAAGATCATTTTACAACAAACATCCAAACAGCAACACATAGTTTTATCGCAGATGAGCCAGTTACGGTTGGAGGAGATGATTTTGGTCCTTCTCCTTACGATTTTCTAAGTGCAGGCTTAGCTGCTTGCACAGTAATGACTTTAAAATTGTATGCCGAACGTAAAAAATGGGACTTACAAGAAGTTTATGCTCACATTACCTATTCAAAAAAACACAGCGAAGATCTAATGTTGGATTTAGAAAAACCATCTAAAATGGATCATCTAATGAAAAAATTAACATTTATAGGTAATTTAGATGAAAAGCAAAAACAAAGATTAAAAGAAATTGCTTCAAAATGCCCAGTTCATAAAACATTGCAAAGCGATATAATTATTGAAACAAAATTAATTTAA